From the genome of Nocardia sp. NBC_01503, one region includes:
- a CDS encoding acyl-ACP desaturase: MARELTQREILLELEPVAGQALDRHLAVFKDWHPHDYVPWDDGRNFARLGGVDWHPEQSRLSEVAKAALVTNLLTEDNLPSYHREIAENFSRDGAWGTWVGRWTAEENRHSVVLRDYLVVTRGVDPVALENDRMAHMTSGFAPPVDTAAAAAHAGFLYSVAYVSFQELATRISHRNTAGVCDDPIADRMLQRLALDENLHMIFYRTLCGAALDLVPDQAMRAIDLIVENFRMPGAGMPNFRRRGVLMAKHGIYDLRQHLEDVLMPVLRHWNIFGRNDFGPVGEQARERLAKYVDDLRYVQIPRFEEQRDRALARERARS; the protein is encoded by the coding sequence ATGGCCCGTGAGTTGACGCAGCGCGAGATTCTCCTCGAACTCGAACCGGTCGCAGGGCAAGCCTTGGACCGGCATCTGGCGGTGTTCAAGGACTGGCATCCACACGACTACGTGCCCTGGGACGACGGGCGGAACTTCGCGCGACTCGGTGGCGTCGACTGGCATCCGGAGCAATCGCGACTCTCGGAAGTGGCGAAGGCGGCGCTGGTGACCAATCTGCTCACGGAGGACAACCTTCCCTCCTACCACCGTGAGATCGCCGAGAACTTCTCCCGTGACGGTGCCTGGGGTACCTGGGTCGGTCGCTGGACAGCCGAGGAGAACCGGCACAGTGTCGTCTTGCGCGACTATCTGGTCGTCACTCGCGGGGTGGACCCGGTCGCACTGGAGAACGACCGCATGGCGCATATGACCAGCGGGTTCGCTCCGCCGGTCGATACCGCTGCCGCTGCCGCGCACGCGGGATTCCTGTACTCGGTGGCCTATGTCAGTTTTCAGGAGTTGGCCACCCGCATCAGCCATCGCAATACCGCCGGGGTCTGCGACGACCCGATCGCCGATCGTATGTTGCAACGGCTCGCGCTCGACGAGAACCTGCACATGATCTTCTACCGCACATTGTGTGGCGCGGCGCTGGATCTCGTTCCCGACCAGGCGATGCGGGCCATCGACCTGATCGTGGAGAACTTCCGTATGCCGGGCGCTGGAATGCCGAACTTCCGGCGTCGCGGTGTATTGATGGCCAAACATGGCATCTACGACCTACGCCAGCACCTCGAGGACGTGCTCATGCCGGTACTGCGACATTGGAACATCTTCGGTCGCAACGACTTCGGCCCCGTGGGCGAGCAGGCGAGGGAGCGTTTGGCGAAGTACGTCGATGATCTGCGGTACGTACAGATCCCTCGCTTCGAGGAGCAACGAGATCGCGCCCTGGCTCGGGAGCGCGCGCGGTCCTGA
- a CDS encoding ester cyclase, which produces MLGAVLFVCAATVLGACSTQAKPSADPVDRSGRLLIPQAVHIDGGLGAEQAERQVRVAQLLYTFWNTGDTGYLDRAIAPTFRDNTLPPGRPQGPTGPATASKSFRTAVPDLTCELSDLYLTGDTLTARLVFRGHFTGTYNGTQGTGQPVEFNAIDLQHLGGDHTVITEDWHIEDNLTFLHQIGQAS; this is translated from the coding sequence ATGCTCGGCGCAGTGCTCTTCGTATGCGCCGCAACAGTGCTCGGCGCCTGCTCGACGCAGGCGAAACCATCGGCCGACCCCGTCGATCGGTCCGGCAGGCTGTTGATACCGCAGGCGGTGCACATCGACGGTGGGCTGGGTGCGGAGCAGGCCGAGCGGCAAGTGCGGGTGGCGCAACTGCTGTACACGTTCTGGAACACCGGGGATACCGGATACCTGGATCGGGCGATCGCCCCGACATTCCGGGACAACACCCTGCCGCCCGGCCGACCGCAGGGGCCGACCGGTCCCGCGACGGCCTCGAAGAGCTTCCGCACCGCCGTACCCGATCTGACCTGCGAATTGTCCGATCTCTACCTCACCGGTGACACCCTCACCGCCCGGCTGGTATTCCGAGGTCATTTCACCGGCACCTACAACGGAACCCAGGGGACAGGTCAGCCCGTCGAATTCAATGCCATCGACCTACAGCACCTCGGCGGCGACCACACCGTCATCACCGAGGACTGGCATATCGAGGACAACCTCACCTTCCTGCACCAGATCGGCCAGGCGTCCTAG
- a CDS encoding VOC family protein: MGFAQRFDHVGITVADIDTVTAFFVSLGLEADQKMAVEGEFLDTVIGMKGAATEIVMLRVPGGGTTLELSSFKRPDHLPGSPAAPANELGLRNVAFEVQNLRAAVDHAAAAGYGLVGGIGEYEGMWRMAYVRGPEGIIVSLAEQIQD; this comes from the coding sequence ATGGGTTTCGCACAGCGCTTCGACCATGTGGGCATCACCGTCGCCGATATCGACACCGTGACAGCGTTCTTCGTCAGCCTCGGCTTGGAGGCCGATCAGAAGATGGCCGTGGAAGGCGAGTTCCTCGACACGGTCATCGGAATGAAGGGGGCCGCCACCGAGATCGTCATGCTCCGGGTGCCCGGTGGCGGAACCACCCTCGAACTCTCCAGTTTCAAACGCCCCGACCATCTCCCGGGCTCACCCGCCGCCCCCGCCAACGAACTGGGCCTGCGCAACGTCGCCTTCGAGGTCCAGAACCTCCGCGCCGCGGTCGACCACGCCGCCGCGGCGGGCTACGGCCTGGTGGGCGGCATCGGCGAATACGAGGGCATGTGGCGGATGGCCTACGTCCGCGGCCCCGAGGGCATCATCGTCTCCCTGGCCGAACAGATTCAGGACTGA
- a CDS encoding ArsR/SmtB family transcription factor: MPSMQRPLYQMKAEFFKTLGHPVRIRVLELLSARAHAVSELLEEIDVEAANLSQQLSILRRAGLVRARRTGLSVTYELTSPHVAELLAVARAILTGVVAGQVEALG; this comes from the coding sequence ATGCCATCGATGCAGCGGCCGCTCTATCAGATGAAAGCGGAGTTCTTCAAAACTCTGGGCCATCCCGTCCGTATTCGCGTCCTCGAATTGCTCAGTGCCCGTGCGCATGCGGTCTCGGAGTTGCTGGAGGAGATCGATGTGGAGGCGGCGAACCTGTCCCAGCAACTCTCGATTCTGCGGCGTGCGGGATTGGTGCGAGCTCGCCGGACCGGATTGTCGGTCACCTACGAGCTCACCTCCCCGCACGTCGCGGAATTGCTGGCCGTGGCCCGCGCCATTCTCACCGGAGTGGTCGCGGGCCAGGTCGAAGCCCTCGGATAG
- a CDS encoding SDR family NAD(P)-dependent oxidoreductase: protein MHNRLDTLLDRTVLLGYGKPGLLLRRTSWEPLAPDALRGRTALITGANSGIGKAMAAGMAELGAEVTLVVRDTERGAAAAADITADTPGATVRVARCDISDLTDVRRFAHELLDHTDRVDILVHNAGVLPRTRAESPQGHEICLATHVLGPLLATELLAPALERSGAGRVILVSSGGMYSQPLPVQDIEYRTGDYHGATAYARTKRIQVALTPKLAERYAAQHISVHSMHPGWVDTPGVATSLPRFRRLTGPLLRTPAEGADTALWLAATEVPPGHFWHDRRIRPEHYLPRTRTSETDREYVWQYCTNAAGFESS from the coding sequence ATGCACAATCGCCTCGACACCCTGCTCGACCGCACCGTCCTGCTCGGCTACGGCAAACCCGGCCTGCTGCTGCGTCGCACGTCCTGGGAACCCCTCGCACCGGATGCGCTGCGCGGGCGCACCGCGCTGATCACCGGCGCCAACTCCGGCATCGGTAAGGCCATGGCGGCCGGGATGGCCGAACTCGGCGCGGAGGTGACCCTGGTCGTGCGCGATACCGAGCGCGGGGCCGCCGCGGCCGCCGACATCACCGCCGACACCCCCGGCGCCACCGTGCGCGTGGCGCGCTGCGATATCTCGGACCTGACCGATGTGCGACGCTTCGCACACGAATTGCTCGACCACACCGACCGGGTGGACATCCTGGTACACAACGCGGGCGTGCTGCCGCGCACTCGCGCCGAAAGCCCGCAGGGCCATGAAATCTGTTTGGCCACACACGTTCTCGGCCCACTACTGGCCACCGAACTGCTGGCGCCCGCGCTGGAGCGCTCGGGCGCGGGCCGGGTGATCCTGGTGTCCTCGGGCGGCATGTACTCCCAGCCCCTGCCGGTCCAGGACATCGAATACCGCACGGGCGACTACCACGGTGCGACCGCCTACGCCCGCACCAAACGCATCCAGGTAGCCCTCACCCCGAAATTGGCCGAACGATATGCCGCACAGCACATTTCCGTACATTCCATGCACCCCGGCTGGGTCGACACACCGGGCGTGGCGACCTCACTCCCCCGGTTCCGCCGCCTGACCGGCCCACTGCTGCGCACCCCCGCCGAAGGCGCCGACACCGCCCTCTGGCTCGCCGCCACCGAGGTCCCGCCCGGCCACTTCTGGCATGACCGCCGCATCCGCCCCGAGCACTACCTGCCCCGCACCCGCACCTCCGAGACCGACCGCGAATATGTGTGGCAGTACTGCACAAACGCGGCCGGATTCGAATCGAGCTGA
- a CDS encoding NAD(P)/FAD-dependent oxidoreductase, whose amino-acid sequence MTGATRRVAVIGSGVSGLTAAWVLARDSEVVLYEADSRLGGHAHTHELAAGQDLRLGVDSGFIVHNDRTYPTLSRLFGELGIRTQESDMSMSVRCDGCGLEYAGAKGPRGLFPAPSTLRRGAYLRMLGEITRFHRLARAELGGDGDELRTLGEFLREAAFSAYFTAHFMVPLVAAVWSCPPNLALEYPARYLFTFLEHHGMLTVFGSPTWRTVSGGSANYVRAVAAGVHEVRAGVPVRSVHRASHTVAVRDDADQVEFFDAAIIATHPDQALRLLDTPTATESAVLGALPYSPNRTVLHTDESVLPRSTGARASWNYRLPQCHTAPDRVLVSYDLSRLQRLPGGADRRFLVTLGDGDRVAPEAVLATMEYEHPRYTTESVAARRRLPDLGDHTVAFAGAYHGWGFHEDGAVSGLRAAERVGGRWSARPSVPVRSSGTRS is encoded by the coding sequence CTGACCGGAGCCACCCGCCGAGTGGCGGTGATCGGCAGCGGCGTCTCGGGTCTCACCGCCGCGTGGGTATTGGCGCGCGACTCCGAAGTCGTGCTGTACGAGGCGGATTCCAGGCTCGGCGGGCACGCCCACACCCACGAACTGGCCGCGGGGCAGGACCTACGGCTGGGCGTGGATTCGGGATTCATCGTGCACAACGACCGCACGTATCCGACCCTGTCGCGACTGTTCGGCGAATTGGGAATCCGCACACAGGAATCCGATATGTCGATGTCCGTGCGCTGCGACGGCTGCGGCCTGGAGTACGCCGGAGCGAAGGGACCGCGCGGATTGTTCCCGGCGCCGAGCACCCTGCGCCGGGGCGCGTACCTGCGCATGCTCGGCGAGATCACGCGTTTTCATCGCTTGGCGCGCGCCGAGCTCGGGGGCGACGGGGACGAACTGCGCACCCTGGGGGAGTTCCTGCGCGAAGCCGCGTTCTCCGCTTACTTCACCGCGCATTTCATGGTTCCGCTGGTCGCCGCGGTCTGGTCCTGCCCGCCGAATCTGGCGCTGGAGTACCCCGCGCGTTACCTGTTCACCTTCCTCGAACATCACGGCATGCTGACCGTCTTCGGCTCACCGACCTGGCGAACCGTCTCGGGTGGTTCGGCCAACTATGTGCGGGCCGTGGCCGCGGGCGTGCACGAGGTCCGCGCGGGCGTGCCGGTGCGGTCGGTACACCGGGCCTCGCATACGGTCGCGGTGCGCGATGACGCCGACCAGGTCGAGTTCTTCGATGCCGCGATCATCGCCACACATCCGGATCAGGCACTGCGACTGCTGGATACGCCGACCGCGACGGAGTCCGCGGTGCTCGGCGCATTGCCCTACTCGCCGAATCGGACGGTGCTGCACACCGACGAATCGGTGCTGCCGCGCAGCACCGGCGCTCGCGCCTCCTGGAACTACCGACTGCCGCAATGCCACACCGCGCCCGACCGAGTACTGGTCAGCTACGACCTGTCCCGATTGCAGCGGCTGCCCGGCGGCGCGGACCGCCGCTTCCTGGTCACCCTCGGAGACGGCGACCGGGTCGCGCCCGAAGCCGTGCTGGCCACCATGGAGTACGAACACCCGCGGTACACCACCGAATCCGTGGCCGCTCGTCGTCGGCTGCCCGATCTGGGTGACCACACCGTCGCCTTCGCGGGTGCTTATCACGGGTGGGGATTCCATGAGGACGGCGCGGTATCGGGTCTGCGGGCGGCCGAACGTGTCGGCGGGCGATGGTCGGCCCGGCCGTCGGTGCCGGTGCGCTCCTCGGGGACCCGGTCATGA
- a CDS encoding DUF1365 domain-containing protein: MTRARLARTVIGHTRREPVRHAFTYRSYSWLVDLDELPVLPRPLRPFAGFEARDHLGDPAATVRQNIEAYLAEAGIDLSGGQILMLTNARVLGYVFNPLTVFWCHDPTGRLRCVIAEVHNTYGGRHRYLIPPESCAEVAKEFYVSPFNPVSGRYLLRLPVPDDRLRLAISLENPDGRTIFDATVTGRVVPAHTRTLLRILCAHPLETWRITARIRRQGLLLWLRGLPIVPRTTPSPQEALR, encoded by the coding sequence ATGACCCGAGCTCGGTTGGCGCGCACCGTCATCGGGCATACCCGGCGTGAACCGGTGCGACACGCATTCACCTACCGCAGCTACAGCTGGCTGGTCGACCTCGACGAACTGCCAGTACTGCCCCGGCCGCTGCGTCCGTTCGCGGGCTTCGAGGCTCGGGACCATCTCGGCGATCCGGCCGCCACGGTGCGACAGAATATCGAGGCATACCTCGCCGAGGCTGGAATCGATCTGAGCGGCGGGCAGATTCTCATGCTCACCAATGCCCGGGTTCTGGGTTATGTGTTCAACCCATTGACCGTCTTCTGGTGTCACGACCCGACCGGCCGACTGCGCTGTGTGATCGCGGAGGTGCACAACACCTATGGCGGAAGGCATCGATACCTGATTCCCCCGGAGTCGTGCGCGGAGGTGGCCAAGGAGTTCTACGTATCACCGTTCAACCCCGTATCCGGCCGCTACCTCCTGCGCCTTCCCGTCCCGGACGACCGGTTGCGACTGGCGATATCGCTCGAGAATCCCGACGGCAGAACGATATTCGACGCGACCGTCACCGGGCGCGTGGTTCCCGCGCACACCCGAACCCTGCTGCGCATCCTGTGTGCGCATCCCCTCGAAACCTGGCGGATCACCGCCCGCATCCGCCGGCAGGGCCTGCTGCTGTGGCTGCGCGGTCTGCCGATCGTTCCTCGAACCACGCCCTCGCCTCAGGAGGCTCTGCGATGA
- a CDS encoding cyclopropane-fatty-acyl-phospholipid synthase family protein, with product MTTTVYPETPAAPMPEQWAGLRRAPRGIRPALGSPIVSRLFRNAVSRLPVRVDLPHGRALGAGANDPAAPVMVLHDPRAFTARIAATGLIGFGEGYMAGDWSAPDPAAVLTVFAGAIDRLVPAPLQSLRSALLPSQPRAHRATASGAETNAAHHYDLSNELFALFLDETMTYSSALFDRLEPAPAWRDLADAQRRKIDTLLDDAEVGPGTRMLEIGTGWGELAIRAAERGAIVRSVTLSAEQQRLARERVAAAGVAERVSIELLDYRAVDGVYDAVVSVEMMEAVGFEYLPEYLRTLTRVLAPGGRVAVQVITMPHERMLAGRRTHTWIQKYIFPGGFLPSETLLAQQLSEHSGLVATHRRALGAHYAHTLRLWRERFDGATTGVEQLGFDETFQRMWRLYLAYSEAGFRSGYLDVVQLVLEHREDTAADLGAAVAR from the coding sequence ATGACCACCACCGTGTACCCGGAGACGCCGGCCGCGCCGATGCCCGAGCAGTGGGCCGGGCTGCGGCGGGCGCCACGTGGAATCCGGCCCGCGTTGGGCAGCCCGATCGTATCGCGCCTGTTCCGAAACGCGGTGTCCCGCTTGCCTGTTCGAGTGGATCTGCCCCACGGTCGGGCACTGGGCGCGGGGGCGAACGACCCGGCGGCCCCGGTCATGGTGCTGCATGATCCGCGAGCCTTCACCGCGCGTATCGCAGCGACGGGCCTGATCGGCTTCGGTGAGGGGTACATGGCGGGTGACTGGTCCGCACCCGATCCCGCCGCGGTGCTGACCGTATTCGCCGGAGCCATCGATCGATTGGTGCCCGCACCCCTGCAATCGTTGCGATCGGCGCTGCTGCCGAGTCAGCCGCGCGCGCATCGCGCCACGGCCTCGGGGGCCGAAACCAATGCCGCGCACCATTACGACCTGTCGAACGAGCTGTTCGCGCTGTTCCTCGACGAGACGATGACCTACTCCTCGGCGCTGTTCGACCGGCTCGAACCCGCCCCGGCCTGGCGGGACCTCGCCGACGCCCAGCGCCGCAAAATCGATACGCTGCTCGACGACGCCGAGGTGGGCCCCGGCACCCGAATGCTCGAAATCGGCACCGGCTGGGGCGAATTGGCGATCCGTGCCGCCGAGCGCGGGGCAATCGTCCGATCGGTGACCCTCTCCGCGGAACAGCAGCGGCTGGCGCGGGAACGGGTGGCCGCCGCCGGGGTTGCGGAGCGGGTCTCGATCGAGCTGCTCGATTACCGCGCGGTGGACGGGGTCTACGACGCGGTGGTCTCGGTCGAGATGATGGAGGCCGTCGGATTCGAATATCTGCCGGAATACCTGCGGACGCTGACCCGCGTGCTGGCACCCGGCGGGCGCGTCGCGGTGCAGGTGATCACCATGCCGCATGAGCGGATGCTCGCCGGGCGGCGCACGCACACCTGGATTCAGAAGTACATCTTTCCGGGCGGCTTCCTGCCATCGGAAACGCTACTGGCGCAGCAGCTCTCGGAACACTCCGGGCTGGTGGCGACACACCGGCGGGCGCTGGGCGCGCACTACGCGCACACCCTGCGCCTGTGGCGGGAACGGTTCGACGGAGCCACCACCGGCGTCGAACAACTCGGCTTCGACGAGACGTTCCAGCGCATGTGGCGTCTCTACCTGGCCTACTCCGAGGCGGGATTCCGGTCCGGCTACCTCGATGTCGTGCAGTTGGTGCTCGAGCATCGCGAGGACACTGCGGCGGATCTCGGCGCGGCGGTCGCACGGTGA
- a CDS encoding MerR family transcriptional regulator — translation MTAPPGTPEPGESTEYTVGAVARLLGVPVATLRSWNQRYGIGPRHHLPGRHRYYSVADLSVARRMTELIRAGATPASAAQAALIVLEPAPAPGEFGPLLAAAERMDVAALVRLISGHLAHHGVCDTWNRLCRPTFEAIVDRQDAGGGYIDVEHLLSWAVLTGLYRGVPALVGPGREPRVLLACTAGERHTLPLEVLRAALAERRCAALPLGADLPAEALSDALDRQTTANVVVLWSQTAATATAESVRVAESHGVAVLRAGPGWTAAEYAGGGRYLGSLEKALAVILDVIR, via the coding sequence ATGACAGCGCCGCCGGGCACACCCGAACCGGGCGAGTCGACCGAGTACACCGTCGGAGCGGTCGCCCGGCTGCTCGGTGTTCCGGTGGCCACGCTGCGCAGCTGGAATCAGCGGTACGGCATCGGCCCGCGGCATCATCTGCCGGGCAGACACCGCTACTACAGCGTCGCCGACCTGTCCGTCGCACGCCGGATGACCGAGCTGATCCGAGCCGGTGCGACCCCGGCCAGCGCGGCCCAGGCGGCGCTGATCGTGCTCGAACCCGCACCGGCGCCGGGTGAGTTCGGACCACTGCTCGCGGCCGCCGAGCGCATGGACGTCGCCGCGCTGGTGCGTCTCATCTCCGGGCATCTGGCTCATCACGGGGTCTGTGATACCTGGAATCGCTTGTGCCGCCCGACTTTCGAGGCGATCGTCGATCGTCAGGACGCGGGTGGCGGATATATCGATGTCGAGCATCTGCTGTCCTGGGCGGTGCTGACCGGTCTCTACCGGGGTGTTCCGGCGCTGGTGGGTCCCGGCCGCGAACCCCGCGTACTCCTGGCCTGCACCGCGGGTGAACGGCATACGCTGCCGCTGGAGGTATTGCGGGCCGCGCTGGCCGAACGTCGTTGTGCCGCTTTGCCACTCGGTGCGGACCTGCCCGCCGAGGCATTGTCCGACGCGCTGGACCGGCAGACCACGGCGAACGTCGTTGTGCTGTGGTCGCAGACCGCCGCGACCGCGACCGCGGAGTCGGTCCGGGTCGCGGAGTCGCACGGCGTGGCGGTACTGCGGGCGGGCCCTGGCTGGACGGCGGCCGAATACGCCGGTGGCGGAAGGTATCTCGGCTCACTGGAGAAGGCGCTCGCCGTGATTCTGGATGTGATTCGTTAG
- a CDS encoding SDR family oxidoreductase: MRCVVFGASGYIGGRLVPELLAAGHTVRVLARNPGKLIEAAWRDDVEIVRGDADSEADVAAALSGQDVLFYLVHSLTRTDFETVDRAAATTVARVAAEAGIARIVYLGGIAPSGERLSRHLSSRSEVGRIFLAGAVPAVVLQAAVIIGSGSASFEMLRYLTERLPIMITPRWVRNRIQPIAVRDVLYYLTRAAELPADVSAAFDIGGPEVLTYELMMREYARTAGLARRIILPVPVLTPWLSAQWVNLVTPVPRAIAVPLMESLVNDVVCADHAIAQYIPDPPAGLTPYRRALELALQRIRDREVPTRWSDAETVPAPSDPLPTDPDWSGGSLYLDVRERHTTASQEAVWGVIESIGGVHGWYSFPLAWSLRGWIDRFAGGAGLVRGRRDPHRLRAGEALDWWRVDAIDRPNVLRLRAEMRVPGRAWLELSVTPAARGGALYRQRAVFEPHGLAGHLYWKTIVPFHAVIFGGMARNITGAAERVSRIQHR; the protein is encoded by the coding sequence ATGCGCTGCGTCGTATTCGGAGCTTCCGGGTATATCGGCGGCCGCCTCGTCCCGGAATTGCTCGCCGCCGGTCACACCGTTCGAGTGCTGGCCCGCAATCCGGGCAAACTGATCGAGGCCGCATGGCGCGATGATGTCGAGATCGTCCGGGGCGACGCCGATTCCGAGGCCGATGTCGCCGCCGCGCTGTCGGGGCAGGACGTGCTGTTCTACCTGGTGCACTCGCTGACCCGAACCGATTTCGAGACCGTCGATCGTGCGGCGGCGACCACGGTGGCACGGGTGGCGGCCGAGGCGGGTATCGCGCGGATCGTCTACCTCGGCGGTATCGCCCCGTCGGGTGAACGGCTGTCCCGGCATCTGTCCTCCCGCTCGGAGGTGGGCCGGATCTTCCTCGCGGGCGCGGTCCCGGCGGTGGTGTTGCAGGCCGCGGTGATCATCGGATCGGGTTCGGCCAGCTTCGAAATGCTGCGCTATCTCACCGAACGACTGCCGATCATGATCACTCCGCGGTGGGTGCGCAATCGCATCCAGCCGATCGCCGTGCGCGATGTGCTGTACTACCTCACCCGTGCCGCGGAGCTGCCCGCCGACGTGAGCGCCGCCTTCGACATCGGCGGCCCGGAGGTGCTGACCTATGAGCTGATGATGCGCGAATACGCTCGAACCGCCGGACTCGCCCGCCGGATCATCCTGCCGGTGCCCGTGCTGACCCCGTGGCTCTCGGCCCAATGGGTCAACCTCGTCACCCCGGTGCCCCGGGCGATCGCGGTGCCGCTGATGGAGTCGCTGGTGAACGATGTGGTCTGCGCTGATCACGCGATAGCGCAATACATTCCGGATCCGCCCGCGGGGTTGACCCCCTATCGGCGCGCCCTGGAACTGGCCCTGCAACGTATCCGCGATCGCGAGGTGCCGACCCGATGGTCGGACGCCGAAACCGTTCCGGCCCCGTCGGATCCGTTGCCCACCGATCCGGACTGGTCCGGCGGTTCGCTGTATCTCGATGTGCGCGAACGGCATACGACCGCGAGTCAGGAGGCGGTATGGGGGGTGATCGAATCCATCGGGGGTGTGCACGGCTGGTACTCCTTCCCGCTGGCCTGGTCGCTGCGCGGCTGGATCGACCGGTTCGCCGGCGGTGCGGGACTGGTCCGCGGGCGTCGTGATCCGCACCGGTTGCGCGCGGGGGAGGCCCTGGACTGGTGGCGGGTGGACGCCATCGACCGTCCGAATGTGCTGCGACTGCGCGCGGAGATGCGGGTTCCCGGCCGGGCCTGGCTGGAACTGTCGGTCACCCCGGCCGCGCGCGGCGGCGCGCTCTACCGTCAGCGCGCGGTCTTCGAACCACACGGCCTGGCCGGGCATCTGTATTGGAAGACGATCGTCCCGTTCCACGCCGTCATCTTCGGCGGCATGGCGCGCAATATCACCGGCGCGGCGGAACGGGTGAGCCGCATCCAGCACCGGTGA
- a CDS encoding hemophore-related protein, giving the protein MTSISTLHGIGAALAIGGFAAGTALFGAGAAYADPMGDLEPLLSSSCSFAQIDSALHQVAPDTAAQLDAAPGQKAALKNAYDQPADQRRASFQQLIAEQQRMGVTATANQDFGAKMSQVVDTCHQY; this is encoded by the coding sequence ATGACATCGATCAGTACCCTGCACGGAATCGGCGCCGCCTTGGCCATCGGCGGATTTGCCGCCGGGACAGCATTATTCGGGGCGGGCGCGGCCTATGCCGATCCGATGGGCGATCTCGAACCGCTGTTGAGCTCGAGCTGTTCGTTCGCGCAGATCGATTCGGCCCTGCACCAGGTGGCGCCCGATACCGCCGCGCAGTTGGACGCGGCTCCGGGGCAGAAGGCCGCATTGAAGAACGCCTACGACCAGCCGGCGGATCAGCGGCGGGCCTCCTTCCAGCAGTTGATCGCCGAACAGCAGCGAATGGGTGTCACCGCGACCGCCAATCAGGATTTCGGCGCCAAGATGAGCCAGGTGGTCGACACCTGCCACCAGTACTGA
- a CDS encoding anti-sigma factor, translating into MPEHHEPDLLESAYPYALDALTDSEREAVEQLLNAADENTAADFRSAVHEIRETLAVMTTADAHPAPPGLEAALQRALDDQLGTTPPQSPPEHRVRGRRWALAAAALIAMIAIGAVIAVTMGRFGESGRVTAEQVLSHADTHGRTARLTGGGTITVRFSRELNTATVSFVAVPDPPTGHAYQLWLILPAGQPQSVTVFAALPTDRAPLLVRLDHAELVALSVEPAGGSPQPTTAPVVAVQII; encoded by the coding sequence ATGCCTGAGCACCATGAACCCGACCTGCTCGAGTCGGCGTACCCGTACGCCCTCGACGCGCTCACCGACAGTGAACGCGAGGCGGTCGAGCAGTTGTTGAACGCCGCCGACGAGAACACCGCGGCCGACTTCCGCAGCGCCGTCCACGAGATTCGCGAGACCCTGGCGGTAATGACGACGGCGGACGCCCATCCCGCGCCACCCGGCCTGGAAGCGGCCCTGCAACGCGCCCTGGACGATCAGCTCGGCACCACACCGCCGCAGTCGCCGCCCGAACATCGGGTGCGCGGGCGGCGCTGGGCACTCGCCGCGGCGGCCCTGATAGCGATGATCGCGATCGGGGCGGTGATCGCGGTGACCATGGGCCGTTTCGGTGAATCCGGCCGCGTCACCGCCGAACAGGTGCTCAGCCACGCCGACACCCACGGCCGAACCGCGCGACTCACCGGGGGCGGCACCATAACCGTCCGATTCTCGCGCGAATTGAACACCGCCACAGTATCTTTCGTCGCGGTACCGGATCCGCCGACCGGTCACGCGTACCAATTGTGGTTGATACTCCCGGCGGGGCAACCACAATCGGTCACCGTCTTCGCCGCGCTGCCCACCGACCGAGCTCCCCTGCTCGTGCGCCTCGATCATGCCGAACTGGTCGCCCTGTCGGTCGAACCCGCCGGAGGTTCGCCGCAACCCACCACCGCCCCGGTCGTCGCGGTGCAAATCATCTGA
- a CDS encoding sigma factor has translation MPISPRRPQRFPQCYRSTHDRVFGPALRVPRRDTAAAEITQEVYLYVWNAATHYDERLASPIGWPMMRTHRRAVDRVRLELRIREGLKRLRTCLAGSMNDA, from the coding sequence TTGCCGATTTCGCCGCGGCGCCCGCAACGCTTTCCCCAGTGCTACCGATCCACCCATGACCGAGTATTCGGACCGGCCTTGCGCGTACCGCGCCGCGATACCGCGGCCGCGGAGATCACCCAGGAGGTCTACCTGTACGTCTGGAACGCGGCGACGCACTATGACGAACGACTGGCCAGTCCGATCGGCTGGCCGATGATGCGCACCCATCGCCGGGCAGTTGACCGAGTGCGCCTCGAACTACGCATCCGCGAGGGTCTGAAACGCCTGCGGACCTGTTTGGCAGGATCGATGAACGATGCCTGA